Proteins encoded together in one Bradyrhizobium sp. CB82 window:
- a CDS encoding SDR family oxidoreductase codes for MARDGLCAIVTGSASGLGAATAQILARGGARLVINYSSSRKEAEVTAEACRKAGAAEVVIAQGDVSRDEDCRRIVAAAQAWGRLDALINNAGTTKHVAHANLDGLSAEDFQRLYGVNTIGPFQMVRAARQLLEAGASASGRASAVVNVSSVAGISGVGSSIAYAASKGALNTITLSLARALAPLIRVNTVCPGYIDTPWFTKGRGEEGAKQVRDSVVAKVPLKVASSADDIAQLVCFLATPASTNMTGEIVRMDAGLHLVT; via the coding sequence ATGGCAAGGGACGGCTTGTGCGCAATCGTGACGGGGTCCGCATCAGGTCTCGGCGCGGCGACCGCGCAAATTCTTGCGCGCGGCGGCGCGCGGCTCGTCATCAACTATTCGTCGAGCCGGAAGGAAGCAGAGGTTACGGCGGAGGCTTGCCGCAAGGCCGGCGCGGCCGAGGTCGTGATCGCACAGGGCGATGTCTCGCGCGACGAGGATTGCCGCAGGATCGTCGCGGCGGCGCAGGCCTGGGGCCGGCTCGACGCGCTCATCAACAATGCCGGCACGACCAAGCACGTCGCTCACGCCAATCTCGATGGTCTGTCGGCGGAAGACTTTCAGCGGCTCTACGGCGTCAACACCATCGGCCCGTTTCAGATGGTGCGTGCGGCGCGTCAGCTGCTCGAAGCGGGAGCGAGCGCCTCGGGGCGGGCGTCAGCGGTGGTGAACGTGTCCTCCGTTGCCGGTATCAGCGGCGTCGGCTCCTCGATCGCCTATGCCGCCAGCAAGGGCGCGCTGAACACCATCACGCTGTCGTTGGCGCGCGCGCTAGCGCCGCTCATCCGCGTCAATACGGTTTGCCCCGGCTATATCGACACGCCCTGGTTCACCAAGGGCCGCGGCGAGGAAGGCGCCAAGCAGGTGCGCGACAGCGTGGTCGCGAAAGTGCCGCTTAAGGTCGCCTCAAGCGCCGACGACATCGCGCAACTCGTCTGCTTCCTCGCGACGCCGGCCTCCACCAACATGACAGGCGAGATCGTGCGCATGGACGCAGGGCTGCATTTGGTGACCTAA